A region from the Syntrophorhabdaceae bacterium genome encodes:
- the ablA gene encoding lysine 2,3-aminomutase translates to MHLTRAQNQTAPTMEESVRPFLWNDWRWQIRNSVRDLETFEKLLGVEFNDSQREQYEDTVGRFPMSITPYYLSLIDVENLEHDPIFKQSFPSVLEMDVSPHDMIDPLHEDEDSPVPGITHRYPDRVLFLVSNTCAMYCRHCTRKRRVGDRDNIPDRDQIQAGIDYIRETPQVRDVLLSGGDPFLLSDDYLDWILTELDTIDHVEIVRIGTRTPVVLPYRITDNLVTMLKRHHPIWVNTHFNHPRELTDSSREALARLADAGMPLGNQSVLLAGVNDCPRIMKSLVHKLVANRVRPYYLYQCDLSEGLSHFRTPVGKGIEIVESLIGHTSGLCVPTYVIDAPAGGGKIPVMPHYLISWSTNKVVLRNYEGVITTYKEPDSYEPVFCDRNCVKCDLQLELDDRKEQESIGVEGLLADYDETISLVPTDNARHGRRPADD, encoded by the coding sequence ATGCACTTGACCCGAGCCCAGAATCAGACAGCGCCAACAATGGAAGAGTCGGTGCGGCCCTTTCTCTGGAATGATTGGAGATGGCAGATCCGAAATTCAGTTCGCGACCTGGAAACCTTCGAAAAACTTCTTGGGGTTGAGTTTAATGACAGTCAGCGAGAACAGTATGAGGACACCGTCGGTCGCTTTCCCATGTCCATAACACCGTACTATCTTTCGCTCATTGACGTGGAGAATCTGGAGCATGACCCGATCTTCAAGCAGAGCTTTCCTTCTGTGCTGGAAATGGATGTTTCTCCCCACGACATGATCGATCCCCTTCATGAAGATGAGGACAGTCCTGTCCCGGGCATTACCCACCGGTATCCCGACAGGGTGTTGTTCCTCGTGAGCAATACCTGCGCCATGTACTGCCGCCATTGCACGCGAAAGCGCCGTGTCGGCGACCGCGACAATATTCCCGACCGCGACCAGATACAGGCGGGAATCGACTACATCAGGGAAACTCCGCAAGTCCGGGATGTGCTGCTCAGCGGAGGCGATCCCTTCCTGCTGTCCGATGATTATCTCGATTGGATTCTCACTGAACTGGACACCATAGATCACGTGGAGATCGTCCGCATCGGAACACGTACGCCGGTTGTGCTTCCTTACCGCATAACAGACAACCTGGTGACCATGCTCAAGAGACATCACCCCATCTGGGTCAATACACATTTCAACCATCCCCGTGAGTTGACCGACTCTTCCCGAGAGGCTCTCGCCAGGCTTGCCGATGCGGGTATGCCCCTGGGCAACCAATCCGTGCTCCTGGCGGGCGTCAATGATTGTCCGCGCATCATGAAGTCGTTGGTCCATAAACTGGTGGCCAACCGTGTCCGGCCCTACTACCTCTATCAGTGCGACCTGTCTGAGGGATTAAGTCATTTTCGCACACCCGTGGGCAAGGGAATCGAGATCGTGGAGAGCCTGATCGGGCATACCAGCGGGTTGTGCGTACCCACCTATGTGATCGATGCGCCCGCAGGCGGCGGAAAGATCCCCGTCATGCCGCACTATCTTATCTCCTGGTCTACAAACAAAGTTGTCCTCAGAAACTATGAGGGCGTCATCACGACGTACAAGGAACCGGATTCGTACGAACCCGTCTTCTGCGACCGGAACTGCGTGAAGTGCGACCTCCAGCTGGAACTCGATGACAGGAAGGAACAGGAGAGTATCGGGGTTGAGGGGCTTCTCGCTGACTACGATGAAACGATTTCGCTCGTTCCCACAGACAATGCGAGGCATGGCAGAAGACCGGCCGATGATTGA
- a CDS encoding helix-turn-helix domain-containing protein yields MRANMVEDPKNRTWSSYRPTGGIDNAPPFLSAGWILRQFGTEKKRAQKLYALFVKEGITRESLRKNLKGEIFLAEGCRNDRSERDKAVARAAACGCTLKEIAGHLNVHYSTVSRALKRA; encoded by the coding sequence GTGCGCGCCAATATGGTGGAGGATCCGAAGAACCGGACATGGAGCAGCTACCGCCCCACGGGCGGTATCGACAATGCTCCGCCCTTCCTTTCAGCAGGCTGGATCCTGAGGCAGTTTGGCACCGAAAAGAAGAGGGCGCAGAAACTCTACGCGCTTTTTGTCAAGGAGGGCATTACCCGCGAATCGCTCCGGAAGAACCTGAAGGGGGAGATATTCCTTGCCGAAGGATGCCGTAATGACAGATCGGAAAGGGACAAGGCCGTCGCCAGGGCCGCGGCCTGCGGCTGCACCCTGAAAGAGATAGCCGGGCATCTCAATGTCCACTATTCTACAGTGAGCCGGGCGTTGAAGAGGGCTTGA